In Pseudoxanthobacter soli DSM 19599, a single window of DNA contains:
- a CDS encoding metallophosphoesterase family protein, whose translation MFRLAHLSDPHLGPLPDVRYRQLASKRAIGYVNWRRNRAVKLGSDSLDILLADLEMTAPDHLAVTGDLVNLALPEEIKLAAAWLDTLGSPTGVTVVPGNHDAYVPGAVGRAGRHWAAFMQGDPDRAVSDEPDPGGVLGARFPFVRRRGPIAIVGTSSARASAPFMATGHFGTTQSLILTEILEALRHEGLFRVVLIHHPPVRGSTPWHKRLIGGSRFRAAIREAGAELVLHGHNHRAGVLHIKGRDGRVPVVGVPSASATPDERHEGARYNLFEIDGGPGAWHCRMIERGLTPEAPETVEEISSRLLMRPRSRATRTQLS comes from the coding sequence ATGTTCCGGCTCGCCCACCTTTCCGATCCTCATCTCGGCCCGCTTCCGGACGTGCGCTACCGCCAACTCGCCTCCAAGCGGGCGATCGGCTACGTCAACTGGCGCCGCAACCGCGCCGTGAAGCTCGGCAGCGATTCGCTCGACATTCTCCTGGCCGATCTGGAAATGACGGCGCCCGACCATCTCGCCGTCACCGGCGATCTCGTGAATCTGGCACTGCCGGAGGAGATCAAGCTGGCGGCCGCCTGGCTCGACACCCTCGGCTCTCCGACGGGCGTCACCGTCGTGCCGGGCAACCACGACGCCTACGTCCCCGGCGCCGTCGGCCGCGCCGGCCGGCATTGGGCGGCTTTCATGCAGGGCGATCCCGACCGCGCGGTGTCGGACGAGCCGGATCCCGGCGGTGTGCTCGGCGCGCGCTTTCCGTTCGTCCGCCGCCGCGGCCCCATCGCCATCGTCGGCACGTCGAGCGCCCGCGCCTCCGCCCCGTTCATGGCGACCGGACATTTCGGGACGACGCAGAGCCTGATTCTCACCGAAATTCTGGAAGCGCTGCGCCACGAGGGCCTGTTCCGCGTCGTGCTGATCCATCATCCGCCGGTGCGCGGCTCCACCCCGTGGCACAAGCGGCTGATCGGCGGCTCGCGCTTCCGCGCGGCGATCCGCGAGGCCGGCGCCGAACTCGTCCTGCACGGCCACAATCATCGCGCCGGCGTGCTGCACATCAAGGGGCGCGACGGCCGGGTGCCGGTCGTGGGCGTGCCCTCGGCCTCGGCCACCCCCGACGAACGCCATGAAGGCGCGCGCTACAACCTGTTCGAGATCGACGGCGGGCCGGGGGCCTGGCACTGCCGCATGATCGAGCGCGGCCTGACCCCGGAAGCGCCGGAAACGGTCGAGGAAATTTCGTCCCGCCTGCTCATGCGCCCGCGCAGTCGCGCGACGAGGACGCAGCTCAGTTAA
- the hemH gene encoding ferrochelatase, producing MAAGDLAGSDTLTPGSEGAAARARRIGVLIVNLGSPDGTSYWPMRRYLGEFLSDRRVIEVPRALWLPLLNLVILSVRPQKSGKAYASIWNTALDEAPLKTITRAQSEKLATALQDLPVTVDWAMRYGKPPVAERLKAMVDAGCDRVLVVPLYPQYAAATTATVNDVAFDALKTMRRQPALRTAPNWHDDPVYIDALATSIIDHLATLDFEPEVVLASFHGVPVEYVQKGDPYADQCRETVRLLRARLGWSEERLRLTFQSRFGKAEWLQPYTDKTVEALAKSGVKRMAVVMPGFAADCLETLEEIGEENAEIFHENGGEDFSAIPCLNDSAGGIAVLERVVRRELEGWV from the coding sequence ATGGCGGCGGGAGATCTGGCCGGTAGCGACACCTTGACGCCCGGCAGCGAAGGCGCCGCCGCACGGGCGCGGCGGATCGGTGTGCTGATCGTCAATCTCGGTTCGCCGGATGGCACCAGCTATTGGCCGATGCGCCGCTATCTCGGCGAGTTTCTCTCTGACAGGCGCGTGATCGAGGTGCCGCGCGCGCTCTGGCTGCCGCTGCTCAATCTCGTCATTCTGTCGGTGCGGCCGCAGAAATCGGGCAAGGCCTATGCCTCGATCTGGAACACCGCGCTCGACGAGGCCCCGCTGAAGACCATCACCCGGGCCCAGTCCGAGAAACTCGCGACAGCGCTTCAGGATCTGCCCGTAACGGTCGACTGGGCGATGCGATACGGCAAGCCGCCTGTCGCCGAGCGGCTGAAGGCGATGGTGGATGCCGGCTGCGACCGCGTGCTGGTGGTGCCGCTTTATCCGCAATATGCGGCGGCGACGACCGCGACCGTCAACGACGTGGCCTTCGACGCGCTGAAGACGATGCGGCGCCAGCCGGCGCTGCGGACGGCGCCGAACTGGCACGACGACCCGGTCTATATCGACGCGCTCGCCACCTCGATTATCGACCATCTCGCCACGCTCGACTTCGAGCCGGAGGTGGTGCTCGCGTCGTTCCACGGGGTTCCCGTCGAGTACGTCCAGAAGGGCGATCCCTACGCCGACCAGTGCCGCGAGACGGTGCGGCTGCTGCGCGCGCGGCTCGGCTGGAGCGAGGAACGGCTGCGGCTGACGTTCCAGTCCCGTTTCGGCAAGGCGGAATGGCTCCAGCCCTATACCGACAAGACGGTGGAGGCGCTGGCGAAGTCCGGTGTGAAGCGTATGGCCGTGGTGATGCCCGGCTTCGCGGCCGACTGCCTCGAGACGCTCGAGGAGATCGGCGAGGAGAACGCCGAGATCTTCCACGAAAACGGCGGCGAGGATTTCTCGGCGATTCCCTGCCTCAACGACAGTGCCGGCGGCATCGCGGTGCTGGAGCGCGTCGTGCGGCGGGAACTCGAAGGCTGGGTCTGA
- a CDS encoding KpsF/GutQ family sugar-phosphate isomerase — translation MNDGRTTAARLEPVSKPDAPAACALRTVETEIAGLEALRAALANGMATTFDDVALLLSSIRGRVVVTGMGKSGHIGTKIAATMASTGTPAFFVHPAEASHGDLGMITDQDAVLALSWSGETVELASIISYAKRFRVPLVAITSKRGSSLGRAADFVLELPQAAEACPHGLAPTTSTMLQLALGDAIAIALLEMRGFTELDFRVFHPGGKLGANLRHARDLMHSGDRLPLAPLGTTMSEAILTISSKGFGCLGVTDSEGRLIGVITDGDLRRNLSSDLLGRHVEEVMSRKPRTIAPETLAASALETLNASSITALFVVEETGRPVGILHLHDLLRVGAA, via the coding sequence ATGAACGACGGTCGAACCACCGCGGCCCGCCTGGAACCGGTTTCCAAGCCCGATGCTCCCGCCGCGTGCGCGCTGCGCACGGTCGAGACCGAGATCGCGGGGCTGGAGGCCCTGAGGGCGGCGCTCGCCAACGGAATGGCGACCACGTTCGACGATGTCGCCCTTCTGCTGTCCTCGATCCGGGGCCGCGTGGTCGTCACCGGCATGGGCAAGAGCGGCCATATCGGCACCAAGATCGCCGCGACCATGGCCTCGACCGGCACGCCCGCTTTCTTCGTGCATCCCGCCGAGGCGAGCCACGGCGATCTCGGCATGATCACGGACCAGGACGCCGTGCTCGCCCTGTCGTGGTCCGGCGAAACCGTGGAACTCGCGAGCATCATCTCCTACGCGAAGCGCTTCCGGGTTCCCCTGGTCGCCATCACCTCGAAGCGCGGTTCCAGCCTCGGCCGCGCGGCGGACTTCGTCCTTGAACTGCCGCAGGCGGCGGAGGCGTGTCCTCACGGGCTCGCGCCGACGACCTCGACGATGCTGCAGCTCGCCCTCGGGGATGCCATCGCCATCGCGCTTCTCGAAATGCGCGGCTTCACCGAGCTCGATTTCCGCGTGTTCCACCCGGGCGGCAAGCTCGGCGCGAACCTGCGTCATGCCCGCGACCTGATGCATTCCGGCGACCGGCTGCCGCTCGCCCCGCTCGGCACGACGATGAGCGAGGCGATTCTCACCATCAGCTCGAAGGGGTTCGGTTGCCTCGGCGTCACCGACAGCGAAGGCCGGCTGATCGGCGTGATCACCGACGGCGACCTGCGCCGCAATCTGTCGAGCGACCTGCTGGGCCGGCATGTCGAGGAGGTGATGAGCCGCAAGCCGCGCACCATTGCGCCGGAAACTCTGGCCGCGAGCGCGCTGGAGACGCTGAATGCGTCCTCCATCACCGCGCTGTTCGTGGTGGAGGAGACCGGCCGTCCGGTCGGCATCCTTCACCTGCACGATCTCCTGCGCGTCGGCGCGGCCTGA
- a CDS encoding NUDIX domain-containing protein, whose amino-acid sequence MTDSRWVRLVGPMAWRAINLAGRLTRGMTLGVRAVAFDQDGRVFLVRHGYVPGYHLPGGAVDRGESAEAAIVRELGEEGNLVLAGRPVLAGFYFQRRLKVDHVALYVVRGARQTAPITPNREIREAGFFVPDALPEGTTAATRRRIAEIVQGLPPDAEW is encoded by the coding sequence ATGACGGACAGCCGCTGGGTTCGCCTCGTCGGCCCCATGGCCTGGCGGGCGATCAACCTCGCTGGCCGGCTGACGCGGGGCATGACGCTTGGCGTCCGTGCCGTGGCGTTCGACCAGGATGGACGGGTATTCCTTGTCCGCCACGGCTACGTTCCGGGCTATCATCTGCCGGGTGGGGCGGTCGATCGGGGCGAGAGCGCTGAAGCTGCGATCGTCCGGGAGCTCGGAGAGGAAGGCAACCTCGTGCTCGCCGGGCGGCCGGTTCTTGCCGGGTTCTATTTCCAGCGGCGGCTGAAGGTCGACCATGTCGCGCTCTATGTCGTGCGGGGCGCACGGCAGACCGCTCCCATCACGCCGAATCGGGAGATTCGCGAGGCCGGGTTCTTCGTTCCCGATGCACTGCCGGAGGGCACCACCGCGGCGACGCGCCGCCGCATTGCCGAGATCGTCCAGGGCCTGCCCCCGGATGCGGAATGGTGA
- a CDS encoding DoxX family protein, whose protein sequence is MTPKVVAKFLDNGWVSMGARVVLCLPFWLGGLVKLIDFNGGSAEMAGFGLAPGGVFNAISIIIQLGGAALVMFVPPLAWLGAAVLALYTLVMIPIAHAFWTLTGGASGGLLLAAGDRLAIVGGLALAAILARRPNLNRYY, encoded by the coding sequence ATGACACCGAAGGTCGTCGCGAAATTTCTGGATAATGGCTGGGTTTCGATGGGCGCCCGCGTGGTGCTGTGCCTGCCGTTCTGGCTGGGCGGTCTCGTCAAGCTGATCGACTTCAACGGCGGCAGCGCCGAGATGGCCGGCTTCGGTCTCGCGCCCGGCGGCGTGTTCAACGCCATCTCCATCATCATTCAACTCGGCGGCGCCGCGCTGGTGATGTTCGTGCCGCCGCTCGCGTGGCTCGGCGCGGCGGTGCTGGCGCTTTATACGCTGGTCATGATTCCGATCGCGCATGCCTTCTGGACGCTGACGGGCGGCGCCTCCGGCGGCCTGCTGCTCGCGGCCGGCGATCGTCTTGCGATCGTCGGCGGGCTGGCGCTTGCCGCGATCCTCGCGCGGCGGCCGAACCTGAACCGCTATTACTGA